Sequence from the Lampris incognitus isolate fLamInc1 chromosome 12, fLamInc1.hap2, whole genome shotgun sequence genome:
TATCGACGTCAGACTGAAAGAAGACATGAACTTTGATTACTTCTTTAAAACGCAATATTTTCTCACAGCCCATTAAAgagccaatcaatcaaccaaccaatcaatcaattaatctagctatctatctatccttcactgtgtgtctgtctctctctctctctctctctctatctatctatctatctatctatctatctatctatctatctatctatctatctatctatctatctatctatctatctatctatctatctatctatctatccttcagtgtgtctgtctatatctatctatctatctatctatctatctatctatctatctatctatctatctatctatctatctatctatctatctatctatctatctatctatctatctatctatctatctatctatctatctatctatctatccttcattcttcactgtgtctgtctgtctgtctgtctgtctgtctgtctgtctctctctgacctgGTTTGGGTTTGGGATATCAGGGCAGCTATCACAGGCATCTCCCACTCCGTCTCCATCCTGGTCCAGCTGGTCTCTGTTCTGGACACGTTGGCAGTTGTCCAGGAAGTTCTTCAGACCTTGTCAGTAGCCAGCCAAAACAGTTAGTTGTCATTACTAAACAATGACGTCAACTCTTTTATGTGCAGTACTGTATCTAGGATGGTTACATAATGACCACCTGGTTATGTTTACAGCCAGTTGTCAAAGATGGTTGAAAGTAAATGATTGCAACCAATACAGCCGTAATTTAGTAAAATGTTACTTTCTGTGCTATCCTTTAAAACGCACTACTTTATCTTCTCTCCCAGAATTTTTGATAAATATGTTTTATTTCAGACTAGAGTAATTACTGAAATAATACCTGTAACTCAATACAACAATCATTGAATCTATTTCTTACAATATGTTCGAGTTTATTTACTGGAAAGGGATCATCATTCAAAATAACCATGCCTAAAATGgtaactgatacacacacacacacacacacacacacacacacacacacacacacacacacacacacacacacacatactcgcaaatctatacttgtggggccccctcattgactacattaatttcctagcccttaaccctaaccttaaccacgcaaacaacatgactaaccctaacccttaccctaaccttaacctaaccctaattctaaccttaaccctaaacccaagtcctaaccctaaaatagacccttttacttgtggggccccacaaggtaggtggtttctggtttttctatcctaatgggaaccaaatgtctccattaggatagaaaaacatggtacacacacacacacacacacacacacacacacacacacacacacacacacacacacacacacacacacacacacacaccagacctaTTATAACGAATAtatattgctgtttttttttcttcctcagaaTTGATAGCGTATGAATATGCACTAAAATTGATGAAGTGGCGCATTGAACAATGGCGGATATTATTCACTTTTTAAGGTAAACTGCTCGGTTGTCATGCCATGCTGGTTTTTATTTAGACCACTAGGGGGCACTGTTGCATTTGCCGAGTAGGTGGATGGATGCTGTTTCTCATTCGTCTCAGAGGGGCAGTAGCAGGTCTGGGACCATATAAAAGGTCACGCAGCAGTCAACCTTGTAGGTCAAAGTCTGTACAACAAAATATCCTTACTGCCACTAGGTTGAAACGTGTGATCACAGCAGTTGAACGACCAAACCTCAAATTCAGACTTGCCATCTGTACATACTGTTGATATACATATCaggtttctttttgtttgtttatttttgtttggaATTTTtccacaatcccccccccccaattgtatccggtcaattaccccactcttccgagcagtgtcccagtcgctgttccaccccctctgccgatccggggagggctgcagactaccacatgcctcttctgatacatgtggagtcgccagccgcttgttttcacctgacagtgaagagtttcgccagggggacgtagcacgtgggaggatcacgctattccccccacttcgcactcgcccccgaacaggcgcctcgactgaccagaggaggcactagtgcagcgaccaggacacatacggtttcccacacgcagacacggtcaattgtgtctgtagggacgcccgaccaagccggcagtaacacggggattcaaaccggcgatccccgtgttggtaggcaacagaacagaccgccacgctacccggacgccccgcatcACAGGTTTCTTGAAACAAGCATGATAATGTCAAGGGGCAACTGACAATGTATTGCCCTTGATATGCCTGTCAGAGGTTGTTCAGAAAGTCACAGTCTCCTCTGTGACAGACAGTGGTAAGTCCTTCTGATATGCTTCTAGAGAACATTTCAATTAATAATTTAAGATTTGAATATAGTCTTTTGGGCTGTGCTTTAACTACAAAGTGGAAATGTGACTGAAATGGAAAAGCAGTGTTAGATTATGTTAGGTTATGCTATATGTGTTAGGTTATATAGTATGAGGAGTAACACTGTTAGGCTATGTTAGGGTAGGTTATATATGTTAGGTTATATAGTATGAGGAGTAACACTGTTAGGCTATGTTAGGGTATGTTATATATGTTAGGTTATATAGTGTGAGGAGTAGCACTGTTAGGCTATGTTAGGGTATGCTATATATTTTAGGTTATATAGTATGAGGAGTAACACTGTTAGGCTATGTTAGGGTATGTTATATATGTTAGGTTATATAGTATGAAGAGTAACACTGTTAGGCTATGTTAGGGTATGTTATATATGTTAGGTTATATAGTATGAGGAGTAGCACTGTTAGGCTATATTAGGGTATGCTATATATGTTAGGTTATAAAGTATGAGGAGTAGCACTGTTAGGCTATGTTAGTATGCTATATACTATATGTTAGGTTATATAGTTTGAGgagtgaaagccactttatttgacattgtgttcttacaatgaatgtgttctctgcatttaacccatcttattgtataggagcggtgggcagctgcagcgcccggggaccaactccagttcttctttccattgccttgctcaggggcacaggcaggagtattaaccctaacacgcttgactttttgatggtgggaggaaacaggagcacccagagaaaactcacgcagacaacggggagaacatgcaaactccacacagaaacgacctgggtcatcccggggttcgaacccaggaccttcttgctgtgaagcaacagtgctaaccgctgggccaccatcCCGCCACTCTGTTTTAAAAATTGAAATCTATGAGGAGTGTTTGTGATGTTTCTCTTTGTACCATCTCCGTCCATGTCGTCATCGCAGGCGTCCCCTTTGCCGTCACCATCAGTGTCCCTCTGGTCAGGGTTGTCCACTGCGCGACAATTATCGCACGCGTCACCATGACCGTCCTTGTCACTGTTCCTCTGGTCCACATTGGGCTTAAGCCAGCAGTTGTCCTGATATAGCGAGGGACAACACAACGGTCGCAGAGTTCATTCacggtgtgtgtatttgtatttgtgtgtgtgcgcgggcgTGCATGTTTAATTTTAAAAGGCGACTCTGTGCACGATGCAAGCAAGTGatggtgtgcatgggtgtgtccaTACTTGCATGTCTATGCACATTCAGCTGTTGACCTCTTGTCACACTAACCTGCTCATTCAGAATACCGTCACCGTCCGCATCATCGTCACAGGCATCGCCTTGGCCGTCCTTGTCggcatcctcttggccagagttGGGAACGTAGATACAGTTATCCTGTCAACGGATATTCGTCAGCATATTATATATACAGCATTATACATCGACCCATAAAAGGATTGGTACCGTGACATAGGCAGATTTTATGGGATACACCGAACCCAGTGCCTCTGTCAGAGTACAGTTGCAGATGCTGTTTGTCGGTCCAGGTTTACCTTTTTACAGGTCCCATCCTTGCACTTGAGTTTCTCATCAGGGTATCCGTCAATATCTGTGTCCTTCCCACACAGGTAGCCATTACCGGCCCAGCCGATTCCACACTGACGAGACAAGTGAAACCTCTTACAAACTGGGATAACAACTGGGGTGACattttgtgtgcctgtgtgtgtgtttctgcatgggGGGGTTTCGTATTTGTGTGCGGTGATGAGTGTGTAGATAATACAACTAATAATAGTCATTAcatttatattgcacttttctagacacccaaagcactctacattgaagggggtaactcacttcaaccaccaccaatgtgtagcacccacctgggtgatggcaaggcagccattttgcaccagcttgaggtggagagggaggaatcattgagccaattacatgggtgggtgggggggagatGATTAGGTGACCAGATGGAAAGAGCcatgttgggaattttgccaggacaccagagaACCACCTACTCTTTGCaagaagtgccatgggatctttaatgaccacagtgagtcaagacctcagtttaacgtctcatccgaaggactgcatctgctacagcacagtgtccccgtcactgcactggagcactgcgattttattttattttttatttttattaggaccagagagaagactagcccttactggcccaccaacaccacttccagcagcaactaatTTTCccgggcggtctcccatccaagtactagccaagcccatacctgcttaacttccatcatttggcagagccagggtacatgttggtgtgGCTGCCGGCCACATTCGGCGGTTTGGTTTAGAAACTTACCTGACAAGAGATGGAGCCGTCTCTCTCTAAGCTACACTGGGCGTTGACGTCGCAGGGGTTGGTTAAACTGCTGCCACAGCTGATCTCTGGCTTGCAGCCCTTCACCTGATCCCCCGTGAAGCCTGTCTTACAGGCCCCACAATGGTAGGAGCCCTGCACAGGAATAAAGACAGCCAGCTATGAGCAACTGTAGGAACCCAGAGCCTTCAAAaacgtatatatagtatatgatatatatataagatatagtAATTGCTCTTTTGGCCCTGTGTAGTAATAACACAACTCTATCTCACCATAGAGTTGTGACAGAGAGAGTTGTCAGTACAGCCTCCATTGTTGGGTCCTTTACATTCATCTACGTCATCACACACCTAAATTAAGAAACatgaaaaagaggaagaagaaaaaaaataaaggtaTCATCCAAATTGGCCCTCTTAGCCTTCTCTCAAAGTGTTGCGATTGGGACTTGAACATGATACTCAAACCATTAATGATAGGTTGATAAAATCCTCGCTGACCTGTTTATTGGTCTGAGCGAACAGCACTCCCACACCCTCGATTGGAAAGCCAGTGTAGCCTAGTGGACAGGCATCACAGCGAAACCCTGGGGCAGTATTGACACACTTCACCCCGGGAAAGCAGGGGCTAAACTGACACTGCAGAGACGGGGACATGAGCCAGGTGAAGTGATGAACAGTCTCTCTGGTGTTCAGACAGCTACTCCTCAAATGTTATTTTGAAGACAATTTTGCCGACACAGAAGAGCTGCAGGACTGCTGAAGGGTCCGGTCCATAATACAGGGATCATCAGAAATACACACAtgaaccaccaccgccaccaccagccATGCACCTACTCTCcctgttctctctcactctctccccccttcctctcgctctcactccctctacctctctctctttctctgtctctgtccctgtctctctctcccccctcttcctctctctctcactccctttacctctccctctccttctctgtctgtctgtctgtctgtctgtctgtctctctcttgctctctccctctccatcctccttcctctctctcactccctatacctctctctctccttccctgtctctctgtctctctccctcgctctctctcgcactccccccctctctccctctctctatcgctctctctagtTCTGTgtatctcccccctctctgtgtctgtgtctctgtcctctctctcgctgtctgtctcccctctctctctctcacacacacatacacacacacacaacaccttacCTCATCCACATCATCACAGCTAAAACCATCCCCAGTGTATCCATCGGGGCAGGGTCCACATTCAACACCTTCCTCTGTCTCAATACACATATCCTCGCGGAAACAGACTCCTGGGGCACACTTCGGCTTCTCAACCTCAGAACCTCCAAGTCCTTCAGACAACACAGtgcaaaaaaaatcagttttcaaCAAGTAGCAGTCAATTTGGTATGTTAAATCATACAAATACATAGACATCCcctataaatgaaataaaaaaaaaggtgatgCCAAACACAAACCTCATGCCTGAACGTTGACCACTAGTGATTTTCAAATTGCACTTATTTCCACAGACATTGATAGAGATAACACTTTGGAAAAGAAAGTCaaacattttggtgtcagtttgaaGTAGATTGGACCATTTTTGACAAGGATACGGCTGAAAATCATGGAGACCTTTTTCATGACATTTGCCCCATGACCCTGACCCAATTACTTCTAAAATTAGGTTATATGGGGAGCATAGGTCATCTTTCATGTAAATGTCATGTCTTTTGCCGCATCCATTTTTCCTTAATACGGACAGATAGACAATGGCATCAAAACCAACAACCCCCGGGGTTGAGGTAAAATGACATCAGTGTTTCCAGTTTCTTCTGGTGATTAGCATTACTGTAACATGACTTAATCTTACCACAGGCCTGGCACTCTGAGATGGTGTTTCTGAGAAATGAAGTCTCTTTAACCTGGAGAAGGTCAAAGATAAATAAGTTTATATGGAGTGAGGCCGGGAGGTCGGGGATTAGGAGTCAGGTTTAAGTGGTCCCAGAGGGACTGTCAGGGGTAGTTACCTGCTGAATGAGGACGTCTTTCAGCTCGTTTATCACCTTGGTTAACTCAAGCATTTGATTAGACAGCTGCTTTGTGTTGACCCCTGAAAGACAGGAACAGTTATTGTGTTTAACTGAAATTGACTTGGCAGGTCCTCGGAATCTGTTTGCTGATCCCATTCAAACCACTGATGAGCAATGCCCAGTGTTTGTCTATCCACTGCACTGCGGCTGCTTTCCTGGTAAACAGCTGGGCGACTCGTCGGACTTTAGGGAAATTgatttaaagagagagagagagagagagagagagagagagagagagagagagagagagagagagagagagagagagagagagagagagagagagagagagagagagatacttacCCAGAGTTTGTACGGAGTCTCTTTGTTGAAAGTGGCAGTCTTGTAATGAGGCAATGTTCTCAAACGAGTCCCCGACCACCAGTTTGAGCTCCTCCAAACTGTCCTGTTTACGGTCAAACAGGACAAAGGTCAGTAAAAGGTGAGTTCAAACCCGCAGTACGGCTAATGCGCATCCCTCAGCAGTGATGCAGCACAGAGGCTGGTAACCTCTAATGAGGACTTTCTTTTGCAAGTGAGAAAATAATCCGCTGGTAAAACTCAGTAAATAATAGTCGAGGTAGTTCCCGGATTACGAACGCCCGTACGTACGAACCGACCTGggtaaagcctattatttaaaaaaaaaatccagttacacacaatggttcgtacgaACGAACgggcggactactttgcgcgGCGCCCAAAACCCTGAgcattttaggcggttcgtcggcccgagggagaacaacgtcacgccgtcgtcgccattttaaatCGGCTCACGTAAACGTTGTTGTGCgtgttgtgttttgacttaaatgTTTCGTGTGTTTACTCTCGTAATCATGAAgcataaatctgatgcaagtgatggcaaTGCAGCGAAGAAAAGGGAAACGACTGgaacgaaagtggaaataatgaCGCATTCAGAAGTGAAACGCTCTTATTGTTTTTTCACCTACCGGGtcaggcggggaggcgagccccgagcgggctctcgtttccggcttccgccggtcgcgacccgctccggagacagtggcaggtggggaattTGAAATTTAAGACATGTTTCTTTAATGGGGTTTTTTATACCTATATacgcacattctctctctctctctcaattatactgtacttttgatttttttaaaaatttgattttccatccatccatctattatccaaaccgcttatcctgctcagggtcgtggggatgctggagcctatcccagcagtcattgggtggcaggtggggagacaccctggacaggccgccagtccatcacagggcccacacacttgatatactttattaatcccgtgggggaaattatgctctgcatttaacccaccctagttatgtaactaggagcagtgggcagcacccggggaccaactccagttcgttttgccatgctttgctcagaggcacagacaggagtattaaccctaacatgcatgtctttttgatggtggggaaaactggagcacccggagaaaactcaccgcagacacagggagaacatgcaaactcagaggaagacctgggatgacccgacccccccccccccaggttggacaaccccaaggtttgaacccaggaccttcttggtgggaggcgaaagcgccaactactgggccaccgtgccacagtcctgtagttacatttattattattattgcacgtGTTTATTATATTTACGATGTTTTAGGTaaagtatatactatatactaataaATATTTGACTAATGTGTGAACTGTATGTAACTgctccgacttacatacaaattcaacttacgaacagactcaaaaatggaACTCGTTTGTATTCCGGGAACTGCCTGTAGttaatattataattaatatGAAGATGCATCACCGGCTCCTTGGCTTGCATGACCTTCAGCTCCACCACTCCATAGCCTGCTGGTAGACCCTGAAAGACGGCAGGGAGATCCCTGACCGTTTCCACCAGTCTGCAGTCCAGGTGGATTTCCACCCCGCCGGGCCCCTGCTGCTGCAGCCCCCGCAGGTGGAACAACAGCCGGTGGCGTTGGCCATCCGCCAACACCAGGTTGTTGAAGGTTATTGAGCTCATCCTCCTGTCACTTCGCAAATATCGCAACACGGCTGTGTGAAGGAAGGgccgagggagagagggagggacaagaTGGAAGAGGTGGAGAGAAGAAGGATGGAGGAGACAGGAAACACGTCATGGAAGAGTGGCgggggaacaggggggagagTTAAGGAGGTGACACGGGGCAGTTAGAGGTGAAAACTGCAGGGGAAAAAATGGCAAATCTGAGAGACTAAACATCACACAGAAATAAATGTCGGGTTCTCTATCAAAACTCAAGAATGctcattttttttccccacaaaattTACGTAATTGAAATATCTCACTGCACTGGCAGACGCTTTTTTATTTTGGTTATTTTCTTACTTGAATATGCTAAATTTGTCTCAATTTTGACATGGCACTtttgcagaggagagagaggacagaagatGAAGAAGCGGCGACAAGAGAGGAATGTCTCCGTGTTGACTGAATGAATAATGCAGAGGTAAGAGAGATGTGGGCGAGAATGTATAAACAGCACAGATGAATACTCAGAACGGGAAGGATATGGGAAAGAAATCTGTTAAAAAAGAAaacgggcgtctgggtggcatggcggtgtatgccgctgcctaccaacacggggatcgccagtccgAAACCCCGtgtggcctccggcttggtcgggcgtccctacagacacaattggctgtgtctgcaggtgggaagccggatgtgggtatgtgtcctggtcgctgcactagcgcctcctctggtcggtcggggaggggcagggactggggggaatagcatgatcctcccatgcgctacgtccccctggtgaaactcctcactgtcaggtgaaaagaagcgactggtgactccacatgtatcgtaggagacatgtggtagtctgcagccctccccggatcggcagagagggtggagcagcgaccggaatggctcggaagagtggggtaattggccagatacaactgggaagaaaagggggggggggtaaaaaaaagaaagaaaagaaaacagaccAAGACATGTACATATATGCAGAGGATCAGTTACGTAACTCCCAGCACAGTCTCTTACCTCTGTTGAGCTTCCCCAACACGGTGAACTCAAAGTATTTGCTGTTGTCCCTGGGATTGTACAGACCAAACACGGTGGTCCCAGTCTTGGGCTGGAGTTTGAAGGTGGTGAGGATAAAAGCCTCATTCACCCCTTGCTCGGCCAGACCCCCCTGCAGCAGGTCTGGCAGGCAATCGGGAGAGGTGAGCAGATCATACACTATTGacaggaacagaaacagaaacaggaAGGGGGGGTTGAAGCACATGTGTGGCGGATGAGGAGATATGAATATTCACAATACGTAACTCCCCTCCAATCCCGGAATAAACACTTTCTGAGCGGGCGTGCAAATGGCCTGCACATGATTATTATCCACCATTTGTCTTATGGCGATCAGCGAAATCACGACAGGCAGATCACGAGGATACACATCGCTTGGCAGATTAGATCCAACTGGATGATACCATCTTGATGATATCATCTTAATCATTCCTTAATAGATGTAAAATCTACTTTCAGCTCATGTTGGCTGATTAAACGAATCCTTGTGTTTTTAAGCGGTAATTTACGGGTTCATTAGAAGCCAAGTGTTTCGGGGAAATTGGACGTATGTCAAGTACAGACAAAGTGCTTTGAGATAAGGaaaaagcagggggggggggagtacattgTAGACTGAACCTCATAGCTCCATAGCTCCCCTTAACAAAGTGACCCGGGAACTAGGCAGGCCACAAGAGGATGTGCGGTGAATATCTAGTCCACCGTGTGAACACAACGTGAATGCACAATTAGCCTGAACGTGGTCTGCAAGGCTCGCCGGCTTCAAGAGTGCAAAATTGCTACCAAATGCTCCTAAAATTCGGCCCTTCTCAGCCAAGGCTGTAAAGCATCATACCCAGACAAATTCTTTCCCCTCTGTCTTTTATCTTTCACCTCTTCCCCCATGTTCCCTTCTTGCTTCCTCCAGCCGACGGTGTATTTCAGCACACTAGGGAGGAACGCAGGGGCTTTAAAAGTGCATGTGGTTAAATGTGACCGGGGCCATGAAAACAATCCTTCCTTCATTGTGTTTTCTCTAATCAGTCTCACTTTCACAGGGGCGGTTTTGATCTGGAAAGGTTCTGGTTTTGATCTGAAAAGGTTCTGGTGTTCGGCGTTGTCCGACTCACCTGAGGATTAAGGGAACGGAGCGCTCGCGGCCTGACTCAGTGGGACTCGGCCCATTAGTTTGGGCTTCCCTAGCAAAACAACCTGAACACACAGCGCTCACTTTGGTTTTCATCTGTCGGTCACATGCGAACAAacctgtgtgcacatgcactcCTGCAGGCAACACACCCGCACACGGACACACAATTTGACTGTTGTCATCCGTCATGTGGACAGAGGGCATTGTGTGGGTCAGGGTCTCGTTACATCGGGGGACCCTGAGAAAGTGTCTCATTTCACCCCTGTTAACCCAATACTTCAAGCTATGTAGACCCGTGTCAGCTGCGTCCCGAGAAGACGCggcgtgctcccccccccccccccccccccccccggtgcattCGTGCCAGACAGTCTCAT
This genomic interval carries:
- the thbs4b gene encoding thrombospondin-4-B — its product is MGLWTTLLLASHLLLKLCSEVGAQASVYDLLTSPDCLPDLLQGGLAEQGVNEAFILTTFKLQPKTGTTVFGLYNPRDNSKYFEFTVLGKLNRAVLRYLRSDRRMSSITFNNLVLADGQRHRLLFHLRGLQQQGPGGVEIHLDCRLVETVRDLPAVFQGLPAGYGVVELKVMQAKEPDSLEELKLVVGDSFENIASLQDCHFQQRDSVQTLGVNTKQLSNQMLELTKVINELKDVLIQQVKETSFLRNTISECQACGLGGSEVEKPKCAPGVCFREDMCIETEEGVECGPCPDGYTGDGFSCDDVDECQFSPCFPGVKCVNTAPGFRCDACPLGYTGFPIEGVGVLFAQTNKQVCDDVDECKGPNNGGCTDNSLCHNSMGSYHCGACKTGFTGDQVKGCKPEISCGSSLTNPCDVNAQCSLERDGSISCQCGIGWAGNGYLCGKDTDIDGYPDEKLKCKDGTCKKDNCIYVPNSGQEDADKDGQGDACDDDADGDGILNEQDNCWLKPNVDQRNSDKDGHGDACDNCRAVDNPDQRDTDGDGKGDACDDDMDGDGLKNFLDNCQRVQNRDQLDQDGDGVGDACDSCPDIPNPNQSDVDNDLVGDSCDTNQDSDGDGHQDTKDNCPLVINSSQLDTDKDGLGDECDDDDDNDGIPDILPPGPDNCRLVPNPDQIDDNNDGVGDVCESDFDQDKVIDRIDNCPENAEVTLTDFRAYQTVVLDPEGDAQIDPNWVVLNQGMEIVQTMNSDPGLAVGYTAFSGVDFEGTFHVNTVTDDDYAGFIFGYQDSSSFYVVMWKQTEQTYWQATPFRAVAEPGIQLKAVKSRSGPGEHLRNSLWHTGDTNDQVRLLWKDPRNVGWKDKVSYRWYLQHRPQVGYIRARFYEGTQLVADSGVTIDTTMRGGRLGVFCFSQENIIWSNLKYRCNDTIPEDFQEFSTQHGVDSF